The segment TGTCCGGTCTTGTCGCCGTCAGGTACAATAGCGACGCGATCATGCTTCGGTACTCCTTCTGGTCcacaacttcttcttcatctgcatccAGGGCCGTCGTGGTCGACATGGGCGTCGAGAGAGGCTTGGCCTCGCCCATATCAATTTTCTTGAGTACGTCCTTGGTGTACTTGCCTTGGTGCACAAATGTCCCTTCTCTAGTTTGCTTGATTTGCAAACCAAGAAAGAACGTCAACTCGCCCATCATGCTCATCTCAAATTCCCTGCTCATAGTTTCTGCAAACTTGCCAACAAGTGCATGAGAAGAGCCACCGAAAATGATATCATCCACGTATATCTGAACCAAAAGAGTGTCAGTGCCTTGCTTGAGGAGAAACAAAGTTTTATCAACAGAACCCATTTTAAAATCCTTTGCAAGCAAGAAGGCTTTCAAACGCTCATACCAGGCTCTCGGGGCTTGTTTTAGATCATACAAGGCTTTGTGGAGTTTAAAAACATGGTTAGGAAACTTAGGATTTTCAAAGCTAGGGGGTTGTCTCACATAAACCTCTTGCTCTATATACCCATTCAAGaaagcactcttcacatccatctgaTACAGCTTGAACCCTTTTGAAGCTGCAAAAGCTAAAAGGATCCTAATGGCTTCTAGACGGGCAACAGGGGCAAAGGTTTCCTCATACTCTATCCCCTCTTTTTGACAAAAACCCTGAGCTACCAACCTAGCCTTGTTCCTCACTACCACCCCATCTTCACTCTGTTTGTTTTTGAAAACCCACTTGGTACCTATGGGATGGCAATCTGGTGGAAGTGGTACTAAAACCCAAACCTTGTTTCTCTCAAAATTTTATAGCtcctcatgcatagcattaacccaatcaaaaTTAGATAGTGTGTGTCCAACATCTCGAGGctcaaaagaagcaacaaaaGCAGAATGAGCGAAGTGTGAGATGTGATATGATGTGGACCGCGTGACTCGCTGGTCAATTTCACCAATCATGGTCTGAGGTGGATGGCTACGCTGAATGTGTCGAGGTGCTTCCCTTGAAGAAGTCGCCTCCCCCTCAACTGCAGCTGGGGCCTCCTCAGGGACAGCCGGTGTAGGCTGAGGAGGCTGCTCGATCGGACCCCAAGTagtggaagaagaaggatcgggGCCGTCAGCCGAAGTAGTCGTCGAAGACGCGAGAGGGGCAGCCAGTGGTGTCGGCTCGGGATCACCCCAATCAGCATCTTCTGCATCGTCCTCAACAAAGATGCTCTCACCAATCTCCTGATCACCTGCACATTCAAAGACAGGAGAAGAACAAGGCATAGTCTCATCGAATGTGACCTCACAGGTCTCCGCGACTCGGTTAGTTTCAAGGTTAAGTACACGATATGCATGAGAATGAGAAGCATAACCAAGAAAAATACCTTCGGAGGACCTGGACTCAAATTTGTCCAAATTACCTTGCTTCAAGATGAAACACTTGCAGCCAAACACCCTGAAGTGACTTACCTTGGGTAGTCTACCAAATCGCAACTCATAAGAAGTCTTTTTCAAGAAGGCTCGAAGAAAAATGCGATTGGAGACATGACAGGCGGTGTTGATCGCCTCAGCCAATATCTCCTAGGAGTCCTATGCTCATCGAGCATCGTCCTGGCCATCTCAACAAGGGTCCGATTTTTACGCTCAACAACACAATTTTGCTGGGGAACATAAGGAGAGGAAAACTGGTGCTCGAGACCCAAAGAAACACAGAAGGTATCAAACTGAGTGTTTTTGAATTCTGTGCCATTATCACTGCGTATAGCTCTCATGGCATTCTTAGGCAACTCAGTTTGTAACCGAAGAATCAAATCTCGAACATGAGAAAAAGCCTCATCCTTACCCTGCATgaaaaacacccaagagtagcgaGAAAAATCATCCACGATCACTAGAACATACCACTTCCCTCCCTCTGACCGAACCCAAGCCAGACCAACTATGTCCATATGAAGTAGCTCACCGGGTCCCTTGGTCATGACCTGAGTCACAGGAGGGTGAGAAGCAGCAACCATCTTCCCGTGACGACAAGGGTGACAAACCAAATCCTTCTCAAATTTCAACTTGGGCAATCCTCGGATTATGTCAAGTGAGCTCAACCTAGCTAGTAAGTCAAAGCTCAAATGACCAAGTCTCCTATGCCACTTCCAAAGATCAGAGGAGGATCCGGCCACAAGACAACGAGAAGAGCCAAAAGCGTGAGAAAAATCAGCTCGAAAGACACGACCAAAAGGGACAATCTGACAAACAAGATTTCCCTGAGAATCAAGAA is part of the Sorghum bicolor cultivar BTx623 chromosome 10, Sorghum_bicolor_NCBIv3, whole genome shotgun sequence genome and harbors:
- the LOC110431139 gene encoding uncharacterized protein LOC110431139, with the protein product MGSVDKTLFLLKQGTDTLLVQIYVDDIIFGGSSHALVGKFAETMSREFEMSMMGELTFFLGLQIKQTREGTFVHQGKYTKDVLKKIDMGEAKPLSTPMSTTTALDADEEEVVDQKEYRSMIASLLYLTATRPDIQFALPPLFLFAAILMQIMPAAVLSFAMGRGSSATSAGALALYVLI